In one Miscanthus floridulus cultivar M001 unplaced genomic scaffold, ASM1932011v1 fs_106_2_3, whole genome shotgun sequence genomic region, the following are encoded:
- the LOC136530306 gene encoding ankyrin repeat-containing protein At5g02620-like yields the protein MDEFERLLKAAIEGKAEEMERLADEVNPEVLCGTTEEGNTCLHIASICGHMDFCTKLLTRLPSVSSSSLLSVTNKDGETPLLIAVKSGRASLALGLLEKYSKHRLNQDILKQDRHGCNVLHHAIRNGYEDLALRLIDQQPALSESRNNRQESPMFIAVLKGFERVYVKLLNNEKSEYSGAMGYNALHAAVKYGNEDFVEKLVNKHSEKAKNLARQEDRKRDCPMQLTAHFNRDKILQIMLKCDRSLGYAISTNGNPLLFTAASRGHVAFARALLEHCPDAPYRNNKGRTCLHEAVDKDKKEFVQFILEKNSKLLKLVNMLDNDGDSALHLAVKRSDPKMVSALLDHPDIDITAVNNTYTSTAIWKLYEFEDYAKTINWNQICWLILNADPRAETDIYNLQEEIRNKVIDASRKDAKSLIETYTGNTSLVAILIATITFAAAFTLPGGYSSDAGSEGLPIMARKLAFQAFLIFDTLAMCSSLAVAFICVIARWMDFEFLLHYRFFTKKLMWFAYMATTLSFATGLYTVLANRLHWLAIAICVLSVLLPILTMLIGEWPILKIKLRYSKPFNSNFLDMV from the exons ATGGACGAATTCGAAAGGCTACTGAAGGCAGCCATAGAAGGCAAAGCCGAAGAAATGGAACGCCTCGCCGACGAAGTCAACCCAGAAGTGCTGTGTGGAACAACTGAAGAGGGGAACACCTGCCTCCACATCGCATCTATCTGTGGTCACATGGATTTCTGCACCAAGCTCCTGACGCGTCTCCCTTCCGTCTCCTCGTCGTCTCTGCTGTCCGTCACCAACAAGGACGGCGAGACGCCACTGCTCATCGCCGTGAAGAGCGGCCGTGCTTCTTTGGCTCTAGGCTTACTTGAGAAATATAGTAAGCATAGGCTGAACCAGGATATTTTGAAGCAAGACAGGCATGGATGCAACGTCCTGCACCATGCCATCCGCAACGGCTACGAGGACCTCGCGCTTCGACTGATAGATCAGCAGCCTGCCCTTTCGGAATCTCGCAACAACCGCCAAGAGTCACCCATGTTCATCGCAGTGCTAAAAGGTTTCGAGAGGGTCTACGTCAAGCTATTGAATAATGAAAAGTCAGAATATAGTGGGGCCATGGGCTACAATGCTCTGCACGCCGCTGTTAAATATGGTAATGAAG ATTTCGTTGAAAAACTTGTGAATAAACATTCTGAGAAGGCCAAAAATCTTGCTAGACAAGAGGACCGCAAAAGAGACTGTCCAATGCAGCTGACTGCGCATTTTAACAGGGATAAAATTCTACAGATAATGCTGAAATGTGATCGGTCCTTAGGGTATGCAATCTCCACAAATGGTAATCCTCTTCTTTTTACAGCTGCAAGTCGAGGTCATGTTGCTTTTGCTCGAGCGCTTCTTGAACATTGTCCAGATGCTCCCTACCGCAACAACAAGGGCAGAACATGTCTTCATGAAGCTGtagacaaggacaagaaagagtttgttcaatttatccttgagaagaACTCAAAACTTCTGAAACTTGTAAACATGCTAGATAATGACGGTGACAGTGCTCTGCATCTGGCTGTTAAAAGGAGCGATCCGAAGATGGTCAGTGCTTTACTGGATCACCCTGACATCGACATCACTGCTGTTAATAACACGTATACTTCTACAGCAATATGGAAATTATATGAATTCGAGGATTACGCCAAGACTATAAACTGG AATCAAATCTGTTGGCTTATACTGAATGCTGATCCTAGAGCAGAAACTGACATTTATAATCTTCAAGAGGAAATCAGGAATAAAGTAATcgatgcatcaaggaaagatgcTAAATCTCTGATTGAAACATATACAGGCAACACATCCTTAGTGGCTATCCTCATAGCGACAATTACCTTCGCTGCAGCCTTCACATTGCCAGGAGGATACAGCAGTGATGCTGGAAGTGAGGGGCTCCCCATCATGGCTAGGAAGCTTGCATTTCAAGCATTCTTAATCTTTGACACTCTAGCAATGTGCTCCTCCCTCGCTGTTGCCTTCATATGTGTCATAGCAAGGTGGATGGATTTTGAATTCTTGTTACACTATAGATTTTTCACAAAGAAGCTTATGTGGTTTGCATACATGGCAACAACCCTATCATTTGCAACTGGTTTATATACAGTTCTGGCAAATCGTCTTCATTGGTTGGCCATTGCAATTTGCGTTCTATCTGTGTTGCTGCCTATTCTTACGATGCTGATTGGTGAATGGCCCATCTTGAAGATCAAACTTCGATACAGTAAACCTTTCAACTCTAATTTCCTTGATATGGTCTGA